From Leptospira kirschneri serovar Cynopteri str. 3522 CT, one genomic window encodes:
- a CDS encoding P-II family nitrogen regulator — MKLIVAIIQPHKLEEVKSELTKNEIYRLTVSDVQGYGQQKGKTEVFRGHEYQVNLLRKVRLEIAVNDEFVKPTVDAILKAAKTGDGKIGDGKIFITPLEDVIRIRTGERGSSAI; from the coding sequence ATGAAATTAATCGTTGCCATCATTCAACCTCATAAATTGGAAGAAGTAAAATCGGAACTGACCAAGAACGAAATTTATAGACTTACCGTTAGCGACGTACAGGGTTACGGTCAGCAAAAAGGAAAAACGGAAGTTTTCAGAGGTCACGAATATCAAGTGAATCTTTTGAGAAAAGTTCGATTGGAAATCGCAGTGAACGACGAATTCGTAAAACCTACAGTAGACGCAATTCTAAAAGCAGCAAAAACAGGTGATGGTAAAATCGGAGATGGTAAAATTTTTATTACTCCTCTGGAAGACGTAATACGCATTAGAACCGGAGAAAGAGGAAGTTCCGCAATCTGA
- a CDS encoding ammonium transporter, whose product MKWTKRLLLLLTLLLPFFLFGQEVSTTTTPVADKGDTVWMIVASALVFFMIPGLALFYGGLVRSKNVLSTMMHSFIAILVLTLQWTIFGYSFAFSGTNPYFGNFDLAFLNGIDENTLELTIPKYIHFLFQGMFALITPALISGAIAERVKFGGYIVFILLWSTLVYDPVAHWVWAADGWLFKMSALDFAGGTVVHLISGIAGLAAAIVLGKRKGEGPALIAPNNLTYTLIGAGLLWFGWFGFNAGSGLSVNGIAARAFLVTLIAPAAAGVAWLVIEYLHTKKATALGAASGIVAGLVVITPASGFVGVQGAIIMGLLVSPICYGAILLKGKLGYDDSLDAFGIHGVGGALGAVLTGVFTLTLGAGVASKGDQILVQLISVVATGAYSFIVSMILVFLIDKTIGFRISEEKEITGLDSEIHGEKGYIL is encoded by the coding sequence ATGAAATGGACCAAGAGACTGCTCTTATTGCTCACCCTACTTCTTCCATTTTTTTTATTTGGACAAGAAGTTAGTACGACTACAACCCCTGTAGCAGACAAAGGAGATACGGTCTGGATGATTGTAGCATCTGCACTTGTATTTTTTATGATACCTGGACTAGCATTGTTTTATGGAGGTCTCGTAAGATCTAAAAATGTTCTTTCTACTATGATGCATAGTTTTATAGCGATTTTGGTTTTGACCCTACAGTGGACTATCTTCGGATATAGTTTCGCTTTCTCCGGAACCAATCCTTATTTTGGAAACTTTGATCTTGCTTTTCTAAACGGAATCGACGAAAACACATTAGAATTAACAATTCCTAAATACATTCACTTTCTTTTTCAAGGAATGTTCGCGTTAATTACACCCGCCTTAATTTCAGGAGCCATTGCAGAAAGAGTAAAATTCGGCGGTTATATTGTTTTTATTCTTCTTTGGTCCACTCTTGTTTACGATCCTGTTGCACATTGGGTTTGGGCTGCGGACGGTTGGCTTTTTAAAATGAGCGCTTTGGATTTTGCTGGAGGGACTGTAGTTCACCTTATCTCTGGAATCGCAGGTCTTGCAGCTGCAATTGTTTTAGGTAAAAGAAAAGGAGAAGGTCCCGCTCTAATCGCTCCAAACAATCTTACTTATACTTTAATCGGTGCCGGTTTACTTTGGTTCGGTTGGTTCGGTTTTAACGCAGGTTCAGGTCTTAGTGTAAACGGAATTGCAGCCAGAGCATTTTTAGTTACCTTGATTGCGCCTGCCGCCGCAGGAGTCGCTTGGCTCGTAATCGAATATCTACACACTAAAAAAGCAACCGCTCTCGGAGCCGCTTCGGGTATTGTGGCTGGTTTGGTTGTAATTACTCCCGCTTCTGGCTTTGTAGGAGTTCAAGGAGCGATCATTATGGGACTTCTTGTAAGTCCAATATGTTATGGTGCGATTCTTTTAAAAGGAAAATTAGGATACGATGATAGTCTAGACGCATTCGGAATTCACGGCGTAGGTGGTGCGTTAGGCGCAGTTCTTACGGGGGTTTTCACTCTGACTCTCGGCGCTGGTGTTGCCAGTAAAGGAGATCAAATTTTAGTCCAACTGATTAGCGTAGTCGCAACTGGAGCTTATTCTTTTATCGTTTCTATGATTCTAGTATTCTTGATCGATAAAACTATCGGCTTTCGTATTTCCGAAGAAAAAGAAATCACCGGTTTGGATTCGGAAATTCATGGAGAAAAAGGTTATATCCTTTAA
- a CDS encoding carboxyl transferase domain-containing protein codes for MEIIESKIRTFSSEYKENFEDLKQKVESLRELIRKIELGGGQKAIERHKGRGKLTARERISTLIDPGTSFLEFSPLAAEGVYLDSVPSAGILTGVGRICGVDCVIVANDATVKGGTYYPLTVKKHIRAQEISLQNFLPCIYLVDSGGAFLPMQDEVFPDKDHFGKIFYNQANLSALKIPQISVVMGSCTAGGAYIPAMSDESVIVKGNGTIFLGGPPLVKAATGEIVTPEELGGALVHSTISGVTDHYAEDDLHALEITRNIVSTLHHAGNATQRGSISWEEPLYPAEEIYGIIQKDIRKSYDVREIIARIVDGSRFQEFKKYYGTTLVTGFAKIYGKMVGIIANNGVLFSESALKASHFIELCNQREIPLLFLQNITGFMVGKKYENSGIAKDGAKMVNAVSTSIVPKYSVVIGGSYGAGNYGMCGRAFNPRFLWMWPNSRISVMGGEQAANVLLTVKMEQLEKEGKKLSEAEQFAFRKPILDDYESKSSCIYSSARLWDDGVIDPARTRDILGITLYADHSKKLEYPRYGIFRM; via the coding sequence GTGGAAATCATAGAATCCAAAATTCGTACGTTTTCATCAGAGTATAAAGAAAATTTTGAAGATCTAAAACAAAAGGTAGAATCCTTACGCGAGTTAATTCGTAAAATCGAGTTAGGTGGTGGTCAAAAAGCGATCGAACGCCACAAAGGAAGAGGTAAACTTACCGCAAGAGAAAGAATTTCTACACTAATCGATCCTGGAACTTCCTTTTTAGAATTTTCACCTTTGGCAGCAGAAGGAGTCTACCTGGACTCAGTTCCATCCGCCGGAATTTTAACCGGAGTCGGTAGAATCTGCGGAGTCGATTGTGTGATCGTTGCAAACGACGCTACCGTAAAAGGAGGAACGTATTATCCTCTTACGGTGAAAAAACATATCCGCGCACAAGAGATCTCTCTTCAAAATTTTCTTCCTTGTATTTATCTTGTGGATTCAGGAGGAGCCTTTCTTCCGATGCAAGACGAAGTGTTTCCAGATAAAGATCATTTCGGAAAAATATTTTATAATCAGGCAAATCTTTCCGCGCTGAAGATCCCTCAGATCTCAGTAGTTATGGGAAGTTGTACTGCAGGCGGAGCTTATATTCCTGCAATGTCAGACGAGTCCGTAATTGTCAAAGGAAACGGTACGATTTTTTTAGGCGGTCCTCCTCTTGTAAAAGCGGCAACGGGAGAAATTGTAACTCCGGAAGAATTGGGTGGAGCCTTAGTTCACAGCACGATTTCAGGCGTAACCGATCATTACGCGGAAGATGACTTACACGCTCTTGAAATCACAAGAAACATAGTATCTACACTCCATCACGCTGGAAACGCGACACAAAGGGGATCGATCAGTTGGGAAGAACCTTTATATCCTGCAGAAGAAATTTACGGAATCATACAAAAGGACATTCGTAAGTCCTATGACGTCCGAGAGATTATTGCAAGAATCGTAGACGGCTCTCGGTTTCAAGAATTCAAAAAATATTATGGAACTACTCTTGTAACCGGCTTTGCAAAAATTTATGGAAAGATGGTGGGGATCATAGCGAATAACGGAGTTTTGTTTTCGGAAAGCGCGCTTAAGGCTTCTCACTTCATTGAACTCTGTAATCAAAGAGAGATCCCTCTTTTATTTCTTCAAAACATTACTGGTTTTATGGTAGGTAAAAAATACGAAAACTCCGGAATCGCAAAAGACGGCGCAAAGATGGTGAATGCAGTTTCTACTTCCATTGTACCTAAGTATTCTGTAGTGATCGGAGGTTCTTACGGTGCTGGAAATTACGGAATGTGTGGAAGAGCTTTTAATCCTAGATTCTTATGGATGTGGCCTAATTCAAGAATTTCCGTAATGGGTGGTGAACAAGCAGCTAACGTTCTTTTGACGGTAAAGATGGAACAATTAGAAAAAGAAGGAAAAAAATTATCTGAGGCAGAACAGTTCGCATTTCGTAAACCAATCTTGGACGACTACGAAAGTAAATCTTCGTGTATTTATTCATCCGCTAGACTTTGGGATGATGGAGTGATCGATCCTGCCAGAACAAGAGATATTTTAGGAATTACTCTCTACGCGGATCATTCTAAAAAGTTAGAATATCCTCGGTACGGAATTTTTAGAATGTAG
- a CDS encoding GlmU family protein has product MPKVQRILIDEREVPAGLRSLTRIRSFSEIRNGILNTIQRTKEIYQDAKIFYAHSNITFQQAFLERNPKLLPYDEKDVDLVLSPESCLPWNLIDGIAKNIEADLELSKDVRKWIRKLKVKSNHFHVVGKSKHLHVHPSATVYPGVVFDTTSGPVIVDKDVKITSFSFIEGPVYIGPNSHIDNVRITGATSIGATCRIGGEVGTCLIGDFTNKHHEGFLGHSILGSWVNIGALATTSDLKNNYGVVKIREEQDECITGSIKFGSVIGDYCKIAIGVMLNTGTVIDFGSNVVSSRIGGYISPFTWAESGQPYILDLFLRDARKIMARRNKELTLSETELIRILYESKVKK; this is encoded by the coding sequence ATGCCCAAAGTTCAGAGAATTCTCATCGATGAAAGAGAGGTTCCGGCTGGTTTACGATCTTTAACTCGTATTCGATCTTTTTCCGAAATTCGAAACGGAATTTTGAATACGATCCAAAGAACAAAAGAAATTTACCAAGACGCAAAAATCTTTTACGCTCATTCCAATATAACCTTTCAACAAGCCTTCTTAGAAAGAAATCCAAAACTTCTTCCTTATGATGAAAAGGACGTGGACTTAGTATTATCTCCAGAATCCTGTTTGCCCTGGAACTTAATCGATGGAATCGCAAAAAACATAGAAGCAGATCTAGAACTCAGTAAAGACGTTCGAAAATGGATTCGAAAACTCAAAGTAAAATCAAATCACTTTCACGTAGTCGGAAAATCAAAACATTTGCATGTTCATCCATCTGCGACCGTATACCCAGGTGTAGTATTTGATACAACGTCCGGACCGGTGATCGTTGACAAAGACGTAAAGATCACTTCTTTTTCGTTCATCGAAGGTCCAGTTTATATCGGACCGAATTCCCACATAGACAATGTAAGAATTACAGGAGCCACAAGTATCGGAGCGACTTGTAGAATCGGAGGAGAAGTCGGAACTTGTTTGATCGGAGATTTTACGAACAAACATCACGAAGGATTTTTAGGACATTCCATTTTAGGAAGCTGGGTAAATATAGGCGCACTCGCAACCACATCCGATTTAAAGAACAACTACGGAGTTGTAAAAATTAGAGAAGAACAAGACGAATGTATCACAGGTTCCATTAAGTTCGGTTCGGTGATCGGAGACTATTGTAAGATCGCAATCGGAGTAATGTTAAATACCGGAACTGTAATAGACTTTGGATCAAACGTAGTATCGTCCAGAATCGGAGGCTACATTTCACCTTTCACCTGGGCCGAATCGGGACAACCTTATATTCTAGATTTGTTTCTCAGAGACGCTCGCAAAATTATGGCGAGGAGAAATAAAGAACTCACGTTATCCGAAACAGAACTGATCCGCATTTTATACGAATCTAAAGTAAAAAAATAA
- the glmS gene encoding glutamine--fructose-6-phosphate transaminase (isomerizing) gives MCGIVGYAGKKNAESVLVVGLICLEYRGYDSAGIAVLDQGDILVRKSKGKIKDLEAYLREFPAPGNVGIGHTRWATHGEPNQINAHPHTDTNSTVAVVHNGIIENYLELKSQLKKKGHVFQSLTDTEVLPHLLEESKKNGKSNKDSFLELFGKIHGKWAVSAVFETEPNRVYFAQDGAPLLIGKGKGEYFLASDISPLTRNCEEVYYVNSGEWGYFSQNEFKLFDFSGKELNPTFKKQELRWEDLDKGGYPHYMIKEIHEQAGIFRKIIQERILENGEIVFPEIKLSKDVLSRVNRIIIQAAGTSYYAGMIGKHYLENFAKIQTDTEASSEFRYRNPVVEGDTLIMGISQSGETADTLASIHEAKAKFIKVVSLVNNVNSTIARESDSYIRTDAGPEIGVASTKAFTAQVLNLLLFSIYMANLKWLISDEEQKVLIEEIKLLPAKIDRILAQASKIEEMSSHFTTAKDFIFLGRTYNHPVAMEGALKLKEISYIHASGYAGGEFKHGPIALITNEVPVVCIAPKSEIYTKMVSNIQEIKARKGIIISIVTEGDQEAKSLSDYCFEIPECSEILSPILNVIPLQLLAYYSAISRGCPPDQPRNLAKSVTVE, from the coding sequence ATGTGTGGAATCGTCGGTTATGCAGGTAAAAAAAACGCGGAATCGGTACTAGTCGTAGGATTAATCTGTCTCGAATACAGAGGTTATGATTCTGCAGGAATTGCAGTCTTAGATCAAGGTGATATTTTAGTTCGAAAATCAAAAGGAAAGATAAAAGATCTAGAGGCTTATTTGCGTGAGTTCCCAGCACCTGGAAACGTAGGAATCGGTCATACTCGTTGGGCGACCCATGGAGAACCCAATCAAATCAACGCTCATCCCCATACAGATACGAATTCGACCGTCGCGGTAGTACATAACGGAATTATCGAAAACTATCTAGAACTCAAAAGCCAATTAAAGAAAAAAGGGCACGTATTTCAAAGCCTAACCGACACGGAAGTACTTCCTCATCTTTTAGAAGAAAGTAAAAAAAACGGAAAATCAAATAAAGATTCCTTCTTAGAACTATTTGGAAAAATTCACGGTAAATGGGCTGTTTCAGCAGTATTCGAAACCGAACCGAATCGAGTTTACTTTGCTCAAGACGGGGCTCCTTTATTAATCGGAAAAGGAAAAGGAGAATACTTTTTAGCCTCCGACATTTCTCCTCTAACTAGAAATTGCGAAGAAGTATATTACGTAAACTCCGGAGAATGGGGCTATTTTTCTCAAAACGAATTCAAACTATTTGATTTTTCAGGAAAAGAACTGAATCCTACTTTCAAAAAACAAGAACTTCGTTGGGAAGACCTAGACAAAGGCGGTTATCCCCACTACATGATTAAGGAGATTCACGAACAAGCGGGGATCTTCCGTAAAATCATTCAAGAAAGAATATTAGAAAACGGTGAAATTGTTTTTCCAGAAATCAAACTGAGTAAAGACGTACTTTCCAGAGTCAATCGAATCATCATCCAAGCTGCCGGAACCAGTTATTACGCCGGAATGATAGGCAAACACTATCTCGAAAATTTCGCAAAAATCCAAACGGATACGGAAGCTTCTTCCGAATTTCGTTATAGGAATCCTGTCGTAGAAGGTGATACTCTAATTATGGGTATTTCTCAATCCGGAGAAACCGCGGACACGTTAGCTTCCATTCACGAAGCAAAAGCAAAGTTTATCAAAGTAGTCTCCCTTGTGAACAACGTCAATTCTACGATCGCAAGAGAATCAGATTCTTATATCCGAACCGACGCCGGACCCGAGATAGGAGTGGCAAGCACTAAGGCGTTTACGGCTCAGGTTTTAAATTTACTTTTATTCTCCATTTATATGGCCAACCTCAAATGGCTGATCAGCGACGAAGAACAAAAAGTTCTTATCGAAGAAATCAAATTACTTCCCGCAAAAATCGATCGAATACTCGCTCAAGCAAGTAAGATCGAAGAGATGTCTTCTCACTTTACCACGGCAAAAGACTTTATATTTTTAGGAAGAACCTACAATCACCCAGTTGCCATGGAAGGCGCTTTAAAACTCAAAGAAATTTCTTATATACACGCGTCCGGTTATGCCGGCGGAGAATTTAAACACGGACCAATCGCATTAATCACAAACGAAGTTCCAGTAGTTTGTATTGCACCCAAATCCGAAATTTATACAAAGATGGTTTCTAATATTCAAGAAATCAAAGCTAGAAAAGGAATCATCATTTCGATCGTGACGGAAGGAGATCAAGAAGCGAAATCTCTTTCGGATTATTGTTTTGAAATCCCAGAATGTTCCGAAATCCTAAGTCCGATTTTGAACGTGATCCCTCTTCAATTACTCGCCTATTATTCAGCGATCTCTAGAGGTTGTCCTCCGGATCAACCTAGAAACCTTGCTAAGTCCGTAACCGTAGAGTAA
- the glmM gene encoding phosphoglucosamine mutase, whose product MNTKIPVFNHPDLMVSVSGIRGIIPTGLSPEVIFNSLRAFGTWIEGSKIVIGRDSRPSGSYLENISLGLMQAMGKDVLQLGVVPTPTVKAVVNLSKAGGGIMISASHNPIVWNAFKFIGPGGFFTNATDLEQILETVQNQSYKPIQYKPSSKIISGAEWSEKHIESVLKRVDLNSIRKKKYKVLIDSVNGAGSYLVPELLKKLGCKPILLHCNPDGTFPRPPEPTPEALKQTSRKMKSSGADIGFALDPDADRLVILTPKKGAISEEFTLPLSFLSLTLEKIPKNANMVVNLSTSFINEFVAGQNGVPVFRSKVGEANVVSEMLRQKSIFGGEGNGGVIDPTIASFGRDSLSGIAHILNVMAATGKKIDSIVEELPAIHMQKTSFKIAGKNLQDIYFKFRGEFSTFSEETIDGLRLASENSWIHIRPSNTEPIIRIIGEAKTKKDLNSLLDRAERLMENA is encoded by the coding sequence ATGAATACAAAAATTCCAGTATTCAATCATCCGGATTTAATGGTCTCTGTTTCCGGAATCCGAGGAATCATTCCCACCGGACTTTCTCCCGAAGTAATTTTTAACTCTTTACGCGCCTTCGGAACTTGGATCGAAGGTTCCAAAATTGTAATTGGCCGCGACTCTAGACCTTCCGGATCTTACCTCGAAAATATCTCTCTGGGTCTAATGCAAGCAATGGGCAAAGACGTATTACAACTTGGAGTTGTTCCAACTCCCACAGTAAAAGCGGTGGTCAATCTATCCAAAGCGGGAGGCGGAATTATGATCAGCGCCTCTCACAATCCAATTGTCTGGAATGCATTTAAATTTATAGGTCCAGGCGGTTTTTTTACAAATGCAACGGACCTAGAACAAATACTAGAAACGGTTCAAAATCAATCCTATAAACCGATTCAATACAAACCTTCTTCTAAAATCATTTCCGGAGCAGAATGGTCCGAAAAACACATCGAATCCGTACTCAAACGAGTAGACCTAAACTCAATTCGAAAGAAAAAATATAAGGTTCTTATAGACTCAGTAAACGGAGCCGGAAGTTATTTAGTTCCTGAACTTCTGAAAAAACTCGGATGTAAACCAATTCTTTTACATTGCAATCCGGATGGAACATTTCCAAGACCTCCCGAACCGACTCCAGAAGCACTCAAACAAACTTCGCGTAAAATGAAATCCTCCGGAGCCGATATTGGATTCGCACTCGATCCGGATGCAGATCGTTTAGTCATACTTACCCCAAAAAAAGGCGCAATCTCCGAAGAATTTACTCTTCCACTGAGTTTTCTTTCCCTAACCTTAGAAAAAATTCCTAAAAATGCAAACATGGTAGTAAACCTTTCTACAAGTTTTATCAACGAATTTGTAGCCGGACAAAACGGGGTTCCTGTATTTCGCTCTAAAGTAGGCGAAGCAAATGTAGTTTCCGAAATGCTCCGTCAAAAATCGATTTTCGGAGGAGAAGGAAACGGCGGCGTAATCGATCCCACGATCGCATCTTTTGGAAGAGATTCACTTTCCGGAATTGCACATATCTTAAACGTTATGGCCGCAACCGGAAAAAAAATAGATTCTATCGTAGAAGAACTTCCTGCAATTCATATGCAAAAAACGAGTTTTAAAATCGCAGGTAAAAATCTTCAGGACATCTATTTTAAATTTCGTGGAGAATTTTCCACCTTCTCCGAAGAAACAATAGATGGGCTTCGTTTGGCTTCCGAAAATTCTTGGATTCACATCCGCCCTTCTAACACCGAGCCGATCATTCGAATTATAGGCGAAGCAAAGACCAAAAAAGATCTGAATTCTCTGCTGGACCGCGCAGAAAGACTCATGGAGAATGCCTGA
- the rpsT gene encoding 30S ribosomal protein S20, translating to MANIKSSEKDIRRTKRRNAANSQNRSRLRTQAKKVLKAIKEKDQKAAMTLFIEYTSLLDKAAKTNLIHSKNADRKKSRMAKRLNSSAA from the coding sequence TTGGCTAATATCAAGTCTTCAGAAAAGGACATTCGAAGAACCAAACGTAGAAATGCGGCTAATTCCCAGAACCGGTCCAGGCTCAGAACTCAGGCTAAAAAAGTTCTGAAAGCCATCAAAGAAAAAGACCAAAAAGCGGCGATGACTCTTTTTATAGAGTATACCTCTCTTTTGGACAAAGCTGCAAAAACAAACTTAATCCATTCTAAAAACGCAGATAGAAAAAAAAGTAGAATGGCAAAAAGACTCAACTCTTCAGCAGCTTAA